The Bacteroidales bacterium DNA window CAAAGATAATGGCAAAGCGGAATGCTGTTTCCCAGTCAACAACCGTTGTGCCATGGGCTATTAGGTTGTACAAATAGCTTACAGCAAGTGTTACAGGAAAAACCACTATAAAGATTGTGGCGAATTGCCTTATAAATTTCCATCCTTTCATATTGGCTTTTTTTTGGGTCAACCGAATGATAAAAAATTTAATATATGGGTTTTATAAATGTTATTCATCATGGTTTTTCCAGCTTACCTTTTGTTCAGGCTCATGATACTGTCCGATAATATCCCGGTACAAACGGGGTTTTCTGGCATTAAGGTAGCGGTTTCCCCCTGCCTGCGTGAGTTTTTCAGGTACAAGGAGTGCCGTTGTCATATCATCACCCAGCCTTCTGCATTCAGCAAGGATGTCCCCAAAAGGGTCAATGATCATAGAGCAGCCGTTCTTGAGCTGATCATGATCCAGACCTATGGGATTGGCGAAAACAACATAAACCGCATTATCAAAAGCCCTTGCCGGAAGCCATTTCATCAGCCAGGCCCTTCCTTTTAATCCGTCAAATTCTATTCTCAGCGAGGTGGGGTCATCCTCACGGTTTTCCCAGAGTTTTGGATCCACAAAACCTGCACCGGGCCGAGAGGATGGCGTGCACATGGTAACATGCGGCATGAAAATGATATCAGCACCCAACAGCTTCGTGGCCCGCACATT harbors:
- a CDS encoding nitrilase family protein — protein: MEKLKASTVQFEHKSGDKAYNLSVIDHFSKQAAEEGSKVIAFHECCITGYTFTQNLSEHEMLDLAEYLPESSSIKELTEISHKHEVTILAGLFEKDHENRLYNTYVCVNSSGLVAKHRKIHPFINPCLSPGDQYTVFDLHGWKCGILICYDNNIIENVRATKLLGADIIFMPHVTMCTPSSRPGAGFVDPKLWENREDDPTSLRIEFDGLKGRAWLMKWLPARAFDNAVYVVFANPIGLDHDQLKNGCSMIIDPFGDILAECRRLGDDMTTALLVPEKLTQAGGNRYLNARKPRLYRDIIGQYHEPEQKVSWKNHDE